In Panthera tigris isolate Pti1 chromosome C1, P.tigris_Pti1_mat1.1, whole genome shotgun sequence, the following proteins share a genomic window:
- the LOC102955715 gene encoding LOW QUALITY PROTEIN: 40S ribosomal protein S6-like (The sequence of the model RefSeq protein was modified relative to this genomic sequence to represent the inferred CDS: deleted 1 base in 1 codon): MSPSVLRTCDDKTLFRSALEVVSSFRMKLNTSFQAAGCQRLIDVDDDRKLYTSYEKCTATEVDADAPGEEWKCYVVRSCGGNDKQDFPMKHGVLTHGRVCLLLSKGHSCYRPRRTGERKCRSVQGYAVDTNLSVLNLVIVKNGEKDIPGLTDAPVPCCLGPKRARRIRKLLSLFKEDDVRQCVVMGLLNKEGKKPRTKAPKIQRLVTPRNLQGKCRRIAQKTQSSKKNKEEAAEDTKLLAKRMKEVKGKRQEQVAKRQRLPFLRASTSESRQQ, encoded by the exons ATGTCCCCGTCAGTGCTTAGAACATGTGATGACAAAACTCTTTTTCGTAGTGCCTTGGAGGTGGTAAGCAGCTTTAGGATGAAACTGAACACGTCCTTCCAAGCTGCTGGCTGCCAGAGACTCATTGACGTGGATGATGACCGGAAACTTTATACCTCTTACGAGAAGTGTACGGCCACAGAAGTCGATGCTGATGCTCCGGGTGAGGAATGGAAGTGTTATGTAGTCCGCAGCTGTGGTGGCAATGACAAACAAGACTTCCCCATGAAGCATGGTGTCTTGACCCATGGCCGCGTCTGCCTGCTGCTGAGTAAGGGACATTCCTGCTACAGACCTAGGAGGACTGGAGAAAGAAAGTGCAGATCTGTTCAGGGCTATGCTGTGGATACCAACCTCAGTGTTCTCAACTTGGTCATCGtgaaaaatggggagaaggaTATTCCTGGACTCACGGATGCTCCTGTGCCTTGTTGCCTGGGGCCCAAAAGAGCTAGGAGAATCCGCAAACTTCTCAGTCTCTTTAAAGAAGATGATGTCCGCCAGTGTGTTGTGATGGGGCTCTTAAACAAAGAAGGTAAGAAACCTAGAACCAAGGCGCCCAAGATTCAGCGTCTTGTTACTCCACGTAACCTCCAAGGCAAATGTCGGCGTATTGCTCAGAAGACACAGAGttctaagaaaaataaggaagaggcTGCA GAAGACACTAAACTTTTGGCCAAGAGAATGAAGGAGGTCAAAGGAAAGCGCCAGGAACAGGTTGCCAAGAGACAGAGGCTGCCCTTTCTGAGAGCTTCTACCTCTGAGTCCAGGCAACAATGA